The following coding sequences are from one Triplophysa dalaica isolate WHDGS20190420 chromosome 12, ASM1584641v1, whole genome shotgun sequence window:
- the LOC130433294 gene encoding uncharacterized protein LOC130433294 isoform X1, with translation MPVHSFLFLISPYYTINAPQPAAETLHNSRSKPSSEKCVQRERTSALHRRLLRAEGEIQELKKEISNQRASWDMRFLELQKRQHDLREQLTSEILGRSAALYRDADSEEACEVFTESGLENGLSEEQQHRCSGTEESSQCLQCLNLTSTREQTFNTSTCGVKHTQKAPDIGMLREDSLCGGQASWPSVMDTRSWRSRGRPQRVFVPHSPLDLRIGHRVRIMLPSGRISTGTLRYLGCVSNWSDCHLGVELEEAENGQHDGTCEGQRYFDCEAGHGAFVSISKLLMAWE, from the exons ATGCCTGTACACagctttctttttttg ATCAGCCCATACTACACTATAAACGCTCCACAGCCGGCAGCTGAAACACTTCATAACAGCAGATCAAAGCCCAGTTCAG AGAAGTGTGTTCAGCGCGAGCGCACTAGTGCTCTACACCGGAGACTTCTGAGGGCTGAAGGAGAGATTCAGGAACTGAAGAAAGAGATTTCCAATCAAAGAGCATCTTGGGACATGAGGTTTCTGGAGCTGCAAAAGAGACAACATGATCTGAGAGAGCAG CTGACCTCAGAGATTCTGGGACGGTCGGCAGCGCTTTACAGAGATGCTGATTCAGAAGAAGCGTGTGAGGTGTTCACAGAGTCTGGGCTGGAGAATGGACTCTCTGAGGAGCAGCAGCACAGATGTTCTGGTACAGAAGAATCCTCTCAGTGCCTTCAGTGTCTAAACCTCACATCAACACGAGAGCAAACCTTCAACACTTCCACATGTGGTGTTAAACACACGCAGAAAGCGCCTGACATTGGAATGCTTAGAGAAGACAGCTTGTGTGGCGGTCAGGCTTCCTGGCCATCCGTCATGGACACGAG GTCCTGGAGGAGCAGAGGACGACCTCAACGGGTGTTTGTGCCCCACTCCCCACTCGATCTGAGAATCGGGCACAGGGTGCGGATCATGTTGCCGTCTGGACGGATCAGCACCGGGACCTTACGCTACCTCGGCTGCGTGAGCAACTGGTCTGACTGTCATCTCGGCGTGGAGCTGGAGGAGGCTGAGAACGGTCAACATGACGGCACCTGTGAGGGACAGCGCTACTTTGACTG TGAAGCTGGACACGGTGCGTTTGTGAGCATCAGTAAATTGTTAATGGCTTGGGAGTAG
- the LOC130433294 gene encoding uncharacterized protein LOC130433294 isoform X2, with protein MPVHSFLFLISPYYTINAPQPAAETLHNSRSKPSSEKCVQRERTSALHRRLLRAEGEIQELKKEISNQRASWDMRFLELQKRQHDLREQLTSEILGRSAALYRDADSEEACEVFTESGLENGLSEEQQHRCSGTEESSQCLQCLNLTSTREQTFNTSTCGVKHTQKAPDIGMLREDSLCGGQASWPSVMDTRSWRSRGRPQRVFVPHSPLDLRIGHRVRIMLPSGRISTGTLRYLGCVSNWSDCHLGVELEEAENGQHDGTLKLDTVRL; from the exons ATGCCTGTACACagctttctttttttg ATCAGCCCATACTACACTATAAACGCTCCACAGCCGGCAGCTGAAACACTTCATAACAGCAGATCAAAGCCCAGTTCAG AGAAGTGTGTTCAGCGCGAGCGCACTAGTGCTCTACACCGGAGACTTCTGAGGGCTGAAGGAGAGATTCAGGAACTGAAGAAAGAGATTTCCAATCAAAGAGCATCTTGGGACATGAGGTTTCTGGAGCTGCAAAAGAGACAACATGATCTGAGAGAGCAG CTGACCTCAGAGATTCTGGGACGGTCGGCAGCGCTTTACAGAGATGCTGATTCAGAAGAAGCGTGTGAGGTGTTCACAGAGTCTGGGCTGGAGAATGGACTCTCTGAGGAGCAGCAGCACAGATGTTCTGGTACAGAAGAATCCTCTCAGTGCCTTCAGTGTCTAAACCTCACATCAACACGAGAGCAAACCTTCAACACTTCCACATGTGGTGTTAAACACACGCAGAAAGCGCCTGACATTGGAATGCTTAGAGAAGACAGCTTGTGTGGCGGTCAGGCTTCCTGGCCATCCGTCATGGACACGAG GTCCTGGAGGAGCAGAGGACGACCTCAACGGGTGTTTGTGCCCCACTCCCCACTCGATCTGAGAATCGGGCACAGGGTGCGGATCATGTTGCCGTCTGGACGGATCAGCACCGGGACCTTACGCTACCTCGGCTGCGTGAGCAACTGGTCTGACTGTCATCTCGGCGTGGAGCTGGAGGAGGCTGAGAACGGTCAACATGACGGCACCT TGAAGCTGGACACGGTGCGTTTGTGA
- the LOC130432840 gene encoding endoribonuclease ZC3H12A has product MTDTSGSMQSRCSGHNLSDLQMKVDFFRKLGYSPQEVKAALRKLGLGTDTNAVLGELVRSGAKAVPPFSSDSDESVPARGGASSRGQCFSTPDDTAEADSDLRPIVIDGSNVAMSHGNKEVFSCRGIQLAVNYFLERAHRNITVFVPLWRKEQSRPDVPISDQHILEELERKKIVVFTPSRRIGGKRMVCYDDRFIVKLAHDLDGIIVSNDTYRDLQSERAEWKRFIEERLLMFSFVNDKFMPPDDPLGRHGPNLDHFLQKRTAVSDQKRQLCPYGKKCTYGIKCKFYHPERTNQSQRSLADELRENARLAGSKEDRRGTGSLRDRQKRYPDPGFGSCSPSLEQELEEKLSLKSESSRQRQHALHSWDDIFSTLPTGAPFPTNPSSVISSDSGLGSCESQFSCYSHEDLPKIRPNHPSVSADPALPASDPTYGSNSCYPPNFSPFSSLQHYSLPAYHQQNGWPYPFYIQQMHASSLPEPLPCHSFQRSPDRHRGPQHSSTSQEEREEVRRKLYAIFNPHHVDRAMEMFPQLKDAQQLAAEVLKLKSKGEFF; this is encoded by the exons ATGACAGACACCAGCGGCAGCATGCAGTCCAGGTGCAGTGGACACAACCTCTCAGACCTCCAGATGAAGGTGGACTTCTTCCGCAAGCTGGGTTACTCTCCACAGGAGGTGAAGGCCGCCCTGAGGAAGCTTGGCCTGGGGACGGACACTAATGCGGTGTTGGGAGAGCTGGTCCGGTCCGGGGCGAAGGCCGTGCCTCCCTTCAGCTCAGATAGTGATGAGAGTGTACCCGCTCGTGGAGGAGCATCTTCTAGAGGACAGTGCTTCTCCACGCCGGACGACACGGCTGAAGCAGACAGTGATCTAAGACCTATTGTTATTGATGGCAGCAATGTGGCCATGAG TCATGGGAACAAGGAAGTGTTTTCATGCCGAGGGATCCAGCTGGCAGTCAACTACTTCCTTGAGCGAGCACACAGGAACATCACAGTGTTTGTGCCGTTGTGGAGGAAAGAACAGTCCAGGCCCGATGTGCCCATTTCAG ATCAACACATTTTAGAAGAGCTGGAGAGGAAGAAGATTGTTGTGTTCACACCTTCACGAAGGATCGGAGGAAAGCGGATGGTGTGCTACGATGATCGTTTTATTGTCAAGCTAGCTCACGACCTGGACGGTATCATCGTGTCCAACGACACATATCGGGATCTGCAGAGTGAACGTGCGGAGTGGAAGCGTTTCATTGAGGAGAGATTGCTCATGTTCTCCTTTGTCAACGACAA GTTCATGCCACCGGACGACCCTCTCGGCCGCCATGGGCCAAACTTAGatcattttcttcagaaaagaACGGCCGTATCAGACCAGAAGCGTCAACTCTGTCCATATG GTAAAAAGTGCACTTATGGAATTAAGTGTAAATTCTACCACCCAGAGCGCACAAACCAGTCCCAGCGCTCGCTTGCCGACGAGCTTCGAGAAAACGCCAGGCTGGCCGGATCTAAAGAGGACCGGAGAGGAACCGGGTCACTCAGAGACAGGCAAAAAAGATACCCCGACCCCGGCTTTGGCTCCTGCTCTCCGTCTTTGGAGCAAGAGTTGGAAGAGAAGCTCAGTCTGAAGTCAGAGAGTTCCCGTCAGAGACAGCACGCACTCCATTCGTGGGATGACATTTTCTCCACACTGCCGACCGGCGCTCCATTCCCAACAAACCCTTCATCCGTGATTAGTTCAGACTCTGGGCTCGGCTCCTGTGAAAGCCAGTTTTCTTGTTACAGTCACGAGGACCTACCAAAGATAAGACCCAATCATCCCTCCGTATCCGCTGACCCGGCCTTACCTGCAAGCGACCCGACGTACGGTTCCAATTCCTGCTATCCGCCCAACTTCAGTCCCTTCAGCTCTCTCCAGCATTACAGTCTCCCCGCTTATCACCAGCAGAACGGCTGGCCGTACCCTTTCTACATACAACAGATGCACGCCAGCAGCTTACCAGAACCCCTCCCCTGCCACAGCTTCCAGAGGTCTCCTGACCGCCACAGAGGTCCGCAACACTCCAGCACGTCCCAGGAAGAACGAGAGGAGGTCAGGAGGAAGCTTTATGCCATTTTTAACCCCCATCATGTGGACCGAGCCATGGAAATGTTCCCACAGCTAAAGGACGCACAGCAGCTGGCTGCGGAGGTTCTCAAACTCAAGTCGAAGGGGGAGTTCTTCTGA